One window of Mangrovibacterium diazotrophicum genomic DNA carries:
- a CDS encoding winged helix-turn-helix transcriptional regulator, which translates to MKKSYCPIDTFINVVKGKRKGTIILHLYQGDKRYSELVKLLPDISERMLTKQLKELETDGIINRTVFPEVPPRVEYSLTKLGREIHPVLKGMFKGGILFEKSIDGFEE; encoded by the coding sequence ATGAAAAAAAGTTATTGTCCGATTGATACATTTATAAACGTGGTCAAGGGAAAACGAAAAGGAACAATCATTTTACACCTTTATCAAGGAGACAAGAGGTATAGTGAGTTAGTTAAATTATTGCCTGACATTAGCGAACGCATGCTGACTAAACAATTGAAAGAATTGGAAACAGACGGAATAATTAATAGAACTGTCTTTCCTGAAGTTCCACCACGAGTTGAATATAGTTTGACAAAACTTGGTCGAGAAATTCATCCCGTATTAAAGGGAATGTTTAAAGGAGGTATCCTTTTTGAAAAATCGATTGATGGTTTTGAGGAATAA
- a CDS encoding efflux RND transporter permease subunit produces MKLVSTSIKRSTVPIVLFTILILLGLFSATKIKYALMPEITTATVVVSTVYPGAGPNEVQQSVTIPIEDAVASLSGIEEIESNSLENLSIITLSLALDADVDVAVQEATQKINSIVADLPKEIRTPSIEKFDLSALPIFVAGVKSDLSETEFFQFVDKQIKPELASIQGVSRVELAGGLEREIKIMLDPRKLEAAKLNLLEVSKMIEYANMELPTGKLKTNANEMTIRLSGKIRTIQELKEIIVGGSETGVVIKLGDIADIYDGVKDPEKITRLDGAETIGIEISKQKDANSVEVAKLVREKFAELEASYKADNLKFTTADDQSRFTIAAADAVMHDLILAIVLVSLIMLVFLHSMRNSIFVLVAIPTSLISTFTAMYLFGFSFDLISLTSLSLVVGSLVDDAIVVIENIYRHMEMGKNRIQASYFAVKELGMTVTAITLVLVAVFLPIAFVTGIVGDILREYAVTIVVSMLLSLLVSFTLVPWMTSKWAKLATPKNNLLGKLLAIFEYGIERFNKVIHKAMLWALNHKAVTLVASGLLFFGTFTLFPAGFIGAEFASAGDRGSFMLRLEFPHDISLAENNNETRQVEEFLMQQPEVDMVYTTVGKKSGIITTSATPYYTEISVNMVPLDQRNISTNIFARKIRSKLEEMVIGAKIKAVAVNLMGSEDVPLKYYIVGHNIDSVMVYSQTVLQALKSIDGTVETELSVDLANPEYNIVVDRDKMTKLGLNLAMVGGVLRTSFAGNTDNKFRDGEEEYDINIQLNAADRRTKSDLENISFVSMSTGKLIKLSQFAEVRESTGPSNLERYNRSPSVQLTSQIIGVSQATVQSEFTEKLNALRAPKSTKVTTSKLTKLMAESFSDLGLAFLAAIISIYLIMVVLYNSWADPFIVMFSIPLSITGAIWALALTNLTLNIFSILGMVMLVGLVAKNAILIVDFANELMSNGKELSTAISEAVELRFRPILMTNVSMIIGLIPLAFSQSEGAEWKNGIGWTLIGGLTVSMVLSMIIVPVVFYLVKRIQQKMGVFNKTKIQFEES; encoded by the coding sequence ATGAAACTCGTCAGCACATCGATAAAAAGAAGCACAGTACCTATCGTATTGTTCACGATATTGATCCTTCTTGGGTTATTTTCAGCCACAAAAATAAAATACGCTTTAATGCCTGAGATTACTACTGCAACAGTGGTCGTATCAACGGTATATCCTGGGGCCGGCCCAAATGAAGTGCAGCAATCAGTAACGATTCCAATAGAAGACGCTGTTGCTTCCTTGAGTGGGATTGAAGAAATTGAATCCAATTCGCTTGAGAACTTATCAATTATTACGCTTTCTCTAGCTCTGGATGCGGATGTAGATGTGGCGGTTCAAGAAGCCACACAGAAGATTAACAGCATTGTTGCCGATTTACCCAAGGAAATTCGGACTCCTTCGATCGAAAAATTTGACCTGAGTGCGCTCCCAATATTCGTCGCCGGGGTGAAGTCAGACCTTTCTGAGACTGAATTTTTTCAGTTCGTCGATAAACAAATAAAACCGGAACTAGCAAGTATTCAGGGAGTTTCAAGGGTTGAATTAGCTGGTGGACTTGAACGTGAAATCAAAATCATGTTGGATCCCCGTAAATTGGAGGCAGCTAAACTCAACTTACTGGAAGTATCTAAGATGATTGAGTACGCCAATATGGAACTTCCAACCGGGAAACTCAAAACTAACGCGAATGAAATGACTATTCGCTTGTCCGGCAAAATCAGGACAATTCAGGAATTGAAGGAAATTATTGTCGGTGGTTCGGAAACAGGGGTCGTTATAAAATTGGGGGATATCGCAGATATCTACGATGGAGTTAAAGATCCGGAAAAAATTACCAGACTGGATGGAGCAGAAACTATTGGTATTGAGATAAGTAAGCAGAAAGATGCTAACTCAGTCGAAGTTGCAAAACTAGTTCGGGAAAAGTTCGCCGAGCTGGAAGCTTCTTACAAGGCCGATAACCTGAAATTTACAACAGCTGACGACCAATCTCGATTCACAATTGCTGCTGCTGATGCTGTCATGCACGATTTGATTCTGGCGATCGTACTTGTGTCTCTGATTATGCTGGTCTTTCTGCACAGCATGAGAAATTCGATTTTCGTATTGGTTGCCATCCCAACCTCATTGATTTCAACCTTCACAGCAATGTATCTTTTCGGGTTCTCTTTCGACCTGATCAGTTTAACTTCACTCTCGCTCGTGGTGGGGTCGCTGGTGGACGATGCTATTGTTGTGATCGAAAATATCTACCGCCACATGGAAATGGGGAAAAATAGAATCCAGGCGTCTTATTTCGCTGTCAAAGAGCTTGGGATGACAGTTACAGCGATCACTTTAGTATTGGTTGCCGTATTTCTTCCGATTGCCTTTGTAACGGGGATTGTTGGAGATATTCTTCGTGAATATGCAGTGACTATTGTCGTTTCAATGTTACTCAGTTTGTTGGTTTCCTTCACGCTGGTGCCTTGGATGACTTCGAAATGGGCAAAATTGGCTACTCCGAAAAATAACTTACTGGGAAAACTGTTGGCTATCTTTGAATACGGAATAGAACGCTTTAACAAAGTTATTCATAAAGCCATGCTTTGGGCCCTCAATCACAAAGCTGTTACACTAGTTGCCTCTGGTCTTTTATTTTTTGGAACATTTACGCTGTTTCCTGCTGGGTTTATTGGCGCTGAATTTGCATCTGCAGGTGACCGTGGATCTTTCATGTTAAGACTTGAATTCCCTCATGATATTAGCTTAGCAGAGAATAATAATGAAACCCGCCAGGTTGAAGAATTTTTAATGCAACAGCCGGAAGTAGATATGGTTTATACGACTGTAGGTAAGAAATCCGGCATCATCACAACTTCGGCAACACCATACTATACAGAAATTAGCGTCAATATGGTTCCCCTGGATCAACGTAACATCTCGACCAATATTTTCGCTCGGAAAATTCGGTCTAAACTAGAGGAGATGGTTATTGGTGCTAAGATCAAAGCAGTTGCAGTAAACCTGATGGGAAGTGAAGACGTGCCCTTAAAATATTATATCGTAGGTCATAACATCGATAGCGTGATGGTCTATTCTCAAACGGTGCTGCAAGCACTCAAGTCAATAGATGGAACAGTTGAAACCGAATTAAGTGTTGATTTAGCGAATCCTGAATACAATATTGTGGTCGATCGCGATAAAATGACAAAACTCGGGTTAAACCTGGCAATGGTAGGAGGAGTTCTAAGAACGTCTTTTGCTGGAAATACAGATAATAAATTCAGGGACGGAGAAGAGGAGTATGATATCAATATACAACTCAATGCCGCAGATCGACGGACCAAAAGTGATCTGGAAAATATTTCTTTTGTGTCCATGAGTACGGGGAAGTTGATAAAGCTCTCTCAGTTTGCAGAAGTTCGAGAAAGCACCGGACCGTCCAACCTGGAACGGTACAATCGTTCTCCCTCCGTTCAGCTGACTAGCCAGATTATTGGTGTGTCGCAAGCAACGGTTCAGTCGGAGTTTACTGAAAAATTGAATGCACTGAGGGCTCCCAAATCAACAAAGGTAACTACATCAAAACTGACGAAGTTGATGGCAGAATCGTTCTCGGATCTCGGACTTGCGTTTTTGGCTGCTATTATTTCGATTTATCTGATTATGGTGGTCTTATACAATAGTTGGGCAGATCCGTTTATCGTTATGTTTTCTATCCCATTGTCGATTACCGGAGCGATTTGGGCGCTTGCTCTAACAAATCTGACACTGAATATCTTTTCTATTTTGGGTATGGTTATGCTTGTCGGGCTGGTTGCCAAAAATGCGATTCTGATAGTAGACTTCGCCAATGAGTTGATGAGTAATGGAAAGGAGCTGTCAACAGCAATTTCGGAAGCTGTAGAATTGCGTTTTCGACCGATTCTAATGACCAATGTTTCTATGATTATAGGTTTGATTCCTTTGGCTTTTTCTCAAAGTGAAGGTGCGGAATGGAAGAATGGTATTGGCTGGACTTTGATCGGTGGTCTAACTGTTTCAATGGTGCTGTCCATGATTATTGTTCCGGTAGTTTTTTACCTGGTGAAACGAATTCAACAAAAGATGGGAGTTTTCAATAAAACGAAAATTCAGTTTGAAGAGTCATAG